One window from the genome of Salvia splendens isolate huo1 chromosome 9, SspV2, whole genome shotgun sequence encodes:
- the LOC121749035 gene encoding DNA repair protein XRCC3 homolog: MRPAELLRRPLPTQTAKLTLGCPILDRLLHGGIPCESITEIVAESGSGKTQLALQLLLAAQLPVSDGGLAAASLYLHSEFPFPFRRIHQLLFHRPHSPHNPLDRIFIEPLHSVDHLFDVLPRLDILIPKSNIKLIVIDSVAALFRGEFDNTAPELKRRSGLFFKISSKLKFYARKFGLAVVLTNQVTDVIESSDNLRIGNPVSLCTSGRKVCATLGLSWANCVNTRLFMWREEDRVGDDNVQTRRFLRVVFAPHLPDSSCEFVIRREGLFGV; encoded by the coding sequence ATGAGACCAGCAGAGCTCCTGCGCCGCCCTCTTCCCACCCAAACCGCCAAGCTCACCCTCGGCTGCCCCATCCTCGATCGCCTCCTCCATGGCGGCATTCCTTGCGAGAGCATCACCGAAATCGTTGCCGAGAGCGGCTCCGGGAAAACACAGCTTGCGCTTCAGCTACTTCTCGCCGCACAGCTCCCAGTTTCCGACGGAGGCCTCGCCGCTGCCTCCCTATACCTCCACTCTGAATTCCCATTCCCCTTCCGCCGCATCCACCAGCTATTATTTCACAGACCCCACTCCCCCCATAACCCTCTCGATCGGATTTTCATCGAGCCCCTACATTCTGTCGACCACCTGTTCGACGTATTGCCTCGCTTAGATATTCTCATCCCCAAATCGAACATCAAGCTTATAGTAATCGACTCCGTAGCGGCATTGTTCCGAGGGGAGTTTGACAACACCGCACCCGAATTGAAGCGAAGATCGGGTTTGTTCTTCAAGATATCATCCAAATTGAAATTCTATGCACGGAAATTCGGGTTGGCTGTTGTGCTGACAAACCAAGTGACGGATGTAATAGAGTCTTCTGATAATCTTAGGATAGGGAATCCTGTATCTTTGTGCACTTCGGGGAGGAAGGTCTGCGCAACTTTGGGGTTGTCGTGGGCGAATTGTGTGAATACAAGGTTGTTCATGTGGAGAGAGGAGGATAGAGTGGGAGATGATAATGTGCAGACCAGGAGATTCTTGAGGGTTGTGTTTGCACCTCATTTACCAGATTCTTCCTGTGAATTTGTCATTAGAAGAGAAGGGCTTTTTGGAGTTTGA